The DNA segment TAGAATGGGTAAGGATTAAGATATGTTTAATGTTGGTATAACTGGTTAACCGGCAGTATAGACacaccaaaaccaaaatatgaaaataattctAATCAAACCATATTGTAAACATCACGTGcttaaccaaaatataaaagataatttaattcaaaaataaattatggtGGTTATGTAAACCGTAATTAAAAGGGTACGGTTTTAGTATTGCGTGGATTAGTTAGCCATATTAATAATGGTAAGAATAATTAGTTAGAGATTAAATGTTATATGACATTCTAGGAATAGGTCTGTTagatccatttttaaaaaaaatcacacatgagtcaaggttgtgacttctattttaatatataagatacatactctatatttaaaaaatagatattttttatCTATATGGTTTGtgatacatataaaatagaaattaaaattagaatataatgaaaaggaaaattaaataaaaatcttaaTAATGGCATATATGtgtaacatttttaatttattaatgttATGTTTGTAATTACTAATGAATAAATCATGTTGTATATATAATCAGCAATCTATTAGATATTTTAGTTACAGTTGGCAATCTTTTACTAACCAATCTCTTAAAAcacaataataatttaattctaCAGTTAAACTATATTAGATataataatattgtattactaaGAAATTCTTGTGAGATTTCTGGGTGATGGTGTTGCTCTAATATGCTGAATAGAGATGAAAAGACGTCGTATTGAATGTATTTTCgagtttaaatataatttaaagctAATTAACATCCTGATGGGAATATTTTTCAGTAAAAATAATGGTGAATCTccaaacaataataattttggagaaaaaaataattattttgagaCACTGAAATCTAATATCAACGTgagtttccaaaaatataaaagccGTCTTAATTACCTCAGTGGTAGAGCGATTTCTACGTACGCACATAAATATCAAACCACCTATACAAGTCATTCACTTTGGCGCtgaataaaaccaaaatttcaCCTTCCACTTCAGTCTACAACGACGGAACATTCTTCTTACAGAAGTAATCACACATGTCCTTAATTGGTACACGTTACACCGTAGACGATGTATTCAAATCATATCAAAGAGCATATACACTTTTCACGTACACGTACACCATTAATGATCAAAAACACTACGAGTACTGGAATTTATCGTTTTCTTCAGTCATCACAACGCTCTCCTTTATATCTTGAATCATCTTTATCAGTTCTCTCATCGTCGGCCTTTTATCAGGCGACGTCACACGGCAAAGACAAGCTGTTTGAGTCATCATCTCAAGCCCATTCTCTTCCTTGGACTTCTTATCTTCTTGCCTCATTGCCCTTACCCAATCCAACATATCATTCTCCGCCATAAACGGTTGCCTTGAAGCCGGTTTACCCGTCAACAGCTCCAAGAGGAAGACTCCGAACGAGTAAACATCGCATTTGGACGTAGGAGTGTTTGCCGATTTCCTGATCTCAGGTGCTTTGTAGGAAGCGATGTCAGGGTCACTTGGAGGGACAGATGAGTCTATTAAGACACTTAGACAGTAATCCGTGAGACAAGCTTCGAAGTCGTGACCGAGGAGGATGTTTGTAGACTTGAGGTTTCCATGGAATTTTGCAGATGATTGGTGAATGTAATGTAGTGCTTGAGCTACATCTTCTGCTATCTTTAAACATGATGTCCAATGTAATGGCTTTGTCTTTGATGTTCTTGAACCTAGATTTACATGGGATACAAAATTAATAAGACTTTTGTTATATAGTACATATATGGTTATTCACTACAACATGCTTCCAATCATAGACGAGTGATATGAGCCAGCACACGACACTCTGAACACAACTCCTAGATATACACACAAATTCCCTGACAAACTGACTGTAATCTCACGTGAAAACAGCACAGAGATTCTGTCTTCTACCTACAGttaaaattcaattttgaaaagagaataaaaagacaaattttttattttagtaataataaaattgtttcaaatttttttctacaaatttttttaataattaatttaaaatatttgtaattttctttttgttcaaaGAGATATTTGTAAGTATCAATATAATGCCCTAAACTCCTCCATTGTCTCTATGTTGTCAAGTCTAGATTTATTTCAATTGACAGAGCATCAACAATTTTGAGACTATCAACTGTGACCAACATAAATATATTGCTTAAAATGGTAACTAAACTCGGTTGTGACTCAGTAAGTAGAGAGCTTAAACcctaacaaaaacataaaagtagaTGAAACGGTTACCGTGAATAAGATTGAAGAGACTTCCGTTAGGTTGGTAATCGTAGATGACAAGTCTCTCTCCGTTTGACTGAAAATAAGCTTTTGTCGGCACGAGGTTCGGGTGCCTTAGCTTACCCACTTTCTCCATGTGATTCTCAAACTCCAGATCCGAAGTAACCGCTGTTTTGGACGGTGCAAATCTCTTCACCGTCACGATCATCTGGTTAACCATCACCGCCTTATACGTCGTCCCTACAGATCCTCTTCCCAGAAGCTCCGCCGAAGCTCGCATCAGCTGGTCTAACGTGTACATGCCTTCTCCTCCTTCATCAACGTCGCCGCAGAAAATCAGATCTCCGCTTCTTGGGACTCTCTTTTGCGGCGGAGCTTGGATTTGAATCTTGACTTCCTCTTCACGCTTCAGCGGTTTGATACTTGAGGCAGGAACGGCTCGTGCGGTGAGAGATTCGGTTGGTGGTTGCGTAGTATCTCCTTTTAGATTCGGTTGAAACATCGTCGCTTCGTTTTCTTCATCATCTCTCCGGTTCTTGATAAGGAGCGAGTACACGACGAGGCAGAGACCGAGGACTACGAGCGACGCGAGGCCAATGGTGAAACCGAGCACTAGCCATCCACTTTTGCTCTTTTTACTCACTGATGAACCGGGAATAGTCGGTAGCGCCGTTGCTTCACCGTTCTGAGCGGTTTGAGGCGGTTGCGACgcagaagatgatgatgacgtGGCGTTCGGTTTGGACGAGTCGAAGAAAGGCGGAGAACGTGAGCCGCAGGATCTGTTGATGATCTCACCGCAGAGTCCAGCGTTGGGCCAGAACGAGGATACGTTGAAACGTAACAGAGTCGCCGTCACCGGAATCTT comes from the Brassica rapa cultivar Chiifu-401-42 chromosome A01, CAAS_Brap_v3.01, whole genome shotgun sequence genome and includes:
- the LOC103849269 gene encoding probable inactive receptor kinase At5g67200 produces the protein MTLFFLYSLLFLLLRFSAAYPLPATDYFNSFLPSDAVALLSFKSTADLDDKLLYSLTEPYDYCQWRGVECSQDRVVRLVLNGVGLRGKFSPETLTRLDQLRVLSLEDNSLSGSIPDLSPLVNLRTLTLSRNGFSGALPPSLLSLRRLIVLDLSYNNFSGEIPSDINALTRLSSLNLEFNRFNGELPPLNQSYMTSFNVSGNKLTGKIPVTATLLRFNVSSFWPNAGLCGEIINRSCGSRSPPFFDSSKPNATSSSSSASQPPQTAQNGEATALPTIPGSSVSKKSKSGWLVLGFTIGLASLVVLGLCLVVYSLLIKNRRDDEENEATMFQPNLKGDTTQPPTESLTARAVPASSIKPLKREEEVKIQIQAPPQKRVPRSGDLIFCGDVDEGGEGMYTLDQLMRASAELLGRGSVGTTYKAVMVNQMIVTVKRFAPSKTAVTSDLEFENHMEKVGKLRHPNLVPTKAYFQSNGERLVIYDYQPNGSLFNLIHGSRTSKTKPLHWTSCLKIAEDVAQALHYIHQSSAKFHGNLKSTNILLGHDFEACLTDYCLSVLIDSSVPPSDPDIASYKAPEIRKSANTPTSKCDVYSFGVFLLELLTGKPASRQPFMAENDMLDWVRAMRQEDKKSKEENGLEMMTQTACLCRVTSPDKRPTMRELIKMIQDIKESVVMTEENDKFQYS